TTCCGTCGAGTGGCGCATTTGGAGCGGCATCAGAAGGAGCGTCCACCCTCGAATTTCTTCCAGTATGTTCTCATGGCGCGTTTCCTAACCCGCTGCCTGCAGTCCGCTGGCTACTTTGGCAACGATCCCCAGCCAGAGCAGGTGAAAGTGATCAGTTCGCTGGTGCTACGCAGTCTGCAGTTTATACAGTTCAACACTCACGAGGTGGCCGAGCTGCACAAGTTCAGCGCCGAGAGGCGGGAGAAGTCCATCTTCATCGGTGGTGCCATTTATCCAACGCTTGCGCTCTTTAATCACTCCTGCGATCCGGGTGTGGTCAGATACTTCCGAGGCACCACCATTCACATCAACAGTGTGCGACCCATAGAGGCAGGGTTGCCCATCAATGAGAACTACGGTCCCATTTACACACAGGACAAGAGGGATGATCGACAAGCCAGGCTGAAGGATCTCTACTGGTTCGAATGCAATTGCGATGCCTGTCTGGAGAACTGGCCGCTCTTCGACCAGTTGCCCAGGGACATTATTCGCTTCCGTTGCGAGGCGCCTAACAATTGTGCCGCCATCATTGAGGTGCCGCCCACCTGCAATGACTTTATGATCAAGTGCGTCACTTGTGGCGAGATGACCAACATCCTGAAGGGTCTCAAGGTCATGCAGGATACGGAAATGATGACTCGCACGGCCAAGAGACTCTACGATACTGGCGATTACTCCAAGTCCCTGAACAAGTTTGTCGATTTGCTGCGCATCATGTACGAGGTGTTGGCTCCGCCGTTCCCCGATTTCTGCGAGTGCCAGCAGCATCTGAAGGATTGCTTCCTGAATCTGGGCAACGTATACAACTTGGATTGAGATTATTAATGTGGTTGTCAGATTTGTTAAAGTGAAATAAAGTTACAATCAACCAAATATATGAAGCTTtcactttttcttctttttactAAACAACTGAGTTTATAAAAATAGTCAGATAAGTAGTAAGCTCATATTTAATTCTTGAATTCAGAGTTTGCTAAACTATATAATATAGACCACGACATCTccaataagaacaaaaaagaaagctacagtcatcatccatttttaataaaaacaaagtagtACCgagttattttaaaatattaaatattgaataaggCTGTTTCTGGTAAATCAATATACgattacattcaaaatttaccataGAATACGAAATATTCcatattgtcaaccaaagtaaCTAAAAGCTTAtacttttatagtctctgagatctaagtgTTTTTACGAagaaacagacacacagacggaaatatattatatatattttgtgagGTCGAAGACGACTCCTTACGCCTGATACACACATTTTCTGCAGGCACgtgtataaaaatttaaatatatttctaaagaATCCCTCGGTGAGAACTACAaccatttaatatatttatttaaattctctCTTCTGAAATGAAATAGATGATcatgattaaaatatatttatatctacaCATCATAAAGCTTAAAACGCATTTTATATTGATAAGCCTAAGCACAGCATTCTCATCGTAAAACTCATCAAAATGTTGTCGTTTTTTATGAATGGGAAATACCCATTTTAATATCAAGTCTGCCAGGCTGAACTCTGAGCATGACAGACTCCACTGTGCAATTTGGTGCAACCTGCGAATCTGCTGTTGCCGTAATAACAACAGCGATAACAGCTGATTATGGGTAATGATCTTGAATCTGGgaaatacaaatgtttatgAAAAACATGCAATTAGTGTCAAATCTGCATATAGAAGTCTCTGTGTGCTACTTACAACCACAACCCCAGCGAACTCTGCTCCGCTCTGTTTGCTCTCTCAGATAGCAGCGGGGCACCTCCTCACTCTCGTACAGATCCCATAGCCAATGATAAGTGGGTGTGAAATGAGGTGGCCTTGTGGCTGGAGCGTAGGTTGGATAGAAATAAGGACCACCAGGGGGCCAAGAGGGGATAACGGGCGGCGTCGAAGATATTTCAGGTAACTCTGTTGTGGTTGTCAGAGGTTCCTCAACAGCTTCAGTTGTGGTGTCTGTTGTAGCTTTTGTTGTGGCTATTGTTATAGGttcagttgtagttgttgggATTGTTGTCATAACTTTAGTTGTAGTCGTCAAATATTCAGTTGAGGTTGTTGCAGGTTCTGAAGGCAGCTCTACGCTCGACCCCGTTGTGGTTGGCAACTCCGTGTCTGCTTCTATCGTGGTCGTTGGAAAATCCTCTGGAAATTCGGGTCTAACATCTTGGCCCAGCACTTGAGTACACAGCAGGCAAAGAGAAATCAGTagcaacttaaatttaaattgcatttcaaactAGGAAATTGCTCGTGTTGTCGCGTACTGTTTGTGTTCGAGACTGAAACCCAATCAGCAGTCGGGTTCAGCATCAAGTGTCGACGCGTCTTCGCTAGTCGGCAGAGAAAATTTATAAGTATGAAACTCACTTATTCCATTCGTGGAAAACGCATgagtaatttgtatttagctCGGTTCTTGTCGTTTCAAAAACACCTTAATGGGCAATACAAGTGTGCGGGAATCGCTGGTAATCAGTTGCTTATCGACAGTGAAACCGGCAAGCAAATACCGCTTCAATTATTTACCTGCGGGTGGATGAGCACGCGTGCGCGAATCACCTTGTAAcatattcgatttttatttaatgatgTTAACTTTGCTGCACACCCGCATAAGGTGCTGCGCCAGCTCGGTGACGCAAagaacttttgcttttcatttaaagCCAGCTGAATGAATGCACAACAAAGCCTCATATGCAAATCGACTGCTGCTATTGAACTTCAATTATCACGTAGTGCAATAAAGGGATATTCGCATTTCATGCATGGCTTATAATCGGGTGCTGCAAATATTAACCTTACAATATGTTTAATATTCATGACTTATTGTTCAAATAAAAACGTCATATGCAAATACACGACTCTCGAAATGGTTCATTAGGGAAGCGAATGTACGAAGTATGTATTTAACGTGTGcccgaaagtatgctacatttttgtttacatgtcacattattttgtgttgtgtcgAAAAGTATGCAGTTCAGTCGTAGATCGACAtcgaaattcgaaattatTCGAACGCGGGTTCAGTCCACGCTTGCGGAGTAGCGACAATGCTGAAATAACTTTATGCACTAATGCTTCTTATTAGCGACACAACTATGCTAACTTTATACAgctgttattaatttaaattatagttgGTCACTAGCAATTATCATAAACAATTCAGCACCATAACATAAAGTAAAATCACTAGGTAGCCATCAAGTTATCGTTAATCGAATTCCATGGCTTTCCTACGACTTTTGCAACACTGATATCAAGGTATAGGCGCCAAGTTTTGAATTTAAGAGCCAAAATACAGATAAGAAAGTCACAATACCATTTTTAAGACTACTACAAGTATAAAAAGCTATAACGACAATTTTAcgtaaataaagtaataaaatacaatttaataacttaattttatttatattgccTTCCAATTGAATTCAAACAATGTGATATAATGTGAATTATATAAGACAGTCTTTATTGAAAACTAAACGATTACCTAACATTATTGACAAGAGCTATTGTTAGCATGTTGACTAGAGAGGATCGCCACGACAGCAGCGTATATGTGCGATGTAATTTAACTCCTATGGATGCGCAGATCAAGCGGCGTTGGCGAGTCCAGATCCATTTCCATGGCAAAGTCCTCGCCGTGCAGATAACGATAGCTGGACTCCCTCGGGTGGAGCCAATAGTCCGAGGATGTGTACTGATTGTGGTGCTTGGCACGCAGCGAATAATCGCTGGCCACATTATCGCTGTCCGTCAAATCCAAATAGCATTGTGAACTGGGTGAAGAATCCACGCAGACAGCGGACAATGGAGCAGCGACAGGCGCATTCAGAGGCAGGCAGGTGTAGGATGGCGAGTGATCGTTGGCTTCGAGCATGCAGGTGGCAGTTTGGCTGGCAATCAGTTGAATGCTATGCTTAAATGTTTTCACATGCTTGCGCAAGGACGAAGGATCCGTGTAGCGTTTCTGGCAGCCGGGCACCTTGCACATATACGGCTTCTCCATGgagtgagtgcgtgtgtgcttGAAGCGGTCCGAAGAATTCGAGTAAGCCTTCTGACAGCCCTCAAAGTGACATTTGTACGGCTTCTCGCCCGAATGCGAACGAATGTGAATCTTAAGATTCTCGGCCCGAGAGAAGGACTTGTCACAGAGATGGCAACGATGCGGTTTCTCCTTGGTGTGGGTGCGCACATGGACCAACATCTTGTAGCGGGCATTGAAGCCACGCTCGCTGCGCTGACAGCCGCCCCAGCGGCAGTAGTAGAGACCATCCAACAGCGAGGCAACCGCATGACGTAAGGTGACGTGTTGAGCGAGCGCCTCCAAAGATTCGAAAACTCTgcaagtgaaaataaaaaagaaccCAAGCATGAGTAAAGCTATTGATAACAAAATGTTGGCTGTGAtggtgaatgtgaatgtgactCGAACAGTAACTGTGATTGAGATTGTGACACTCACCTTCCGCAATCGTGCCAATTGCAGATAAAATCGCACTCGCTTCCGCTGCTCTGCTCGCTGCAGGACTCTGTGGGGGAGTGTGAACCAGAACCGGAAATGGAaccggaaacggaaacggagCTGGCACTCTTGCTGCACTTCATGATGACCGAGGAGCGGGAAGGACTGTAGCTGGAGGAGGACTCGCCGGCCAGGGGCAGCACAACTGGACGTGGTGGTGTGATGGGCGGTGTGGGGAATCTCAGGTACTGCATCTGTTCGCCCAGCCAGCTGCCAGCTGGTCCGGTTGTTGTGATTGCCTGCGTTATATACGGCGGCGTGTTGTACGGCGTAAAGTAGCCCGTTGGCGGCGGCTCGTAGaattcgctgctgctgcttgggcAGAAGATGGGTTTTTGTACTAATATATccatagtgtgtgtgtggtgtgtcttgtggttgtggttgaggttgtggttgtggtttgTTAAGTTTGGTAAGCGAAGTGTACGCTTTTGCGATTGGCAAACGAATGAGCTGCTCGCCTGCAGACATTCGTGTAATATTGAAACTTGATTCGCGATAACGAGACcaataaagagagagagagagagagaagagactGCGCCGCGGCGTCTTATCAGCGGACGAAGGCTGTGCACGCAGACAGGCCTCAGGGGGGAGCAAAGCGCGCTGCGACGTCGGACATCCGAACGTACCGCGCCATTAGACCAAGTTAGTTGCGTGTGCGTACCGACACAGCCCAACAAAAAAGAGTACACCAAAAAAAGTTAACAATGAAATCGTAAGAGTGTGAACGGCAGAGAAGGGGGCGGCAAGGAGAGCAGGCTGATGTAATGACAACCAGAGCACACACTCAGTACGTGAGTGTAATAGCGTTTGACTGCGGCGAGGGTGTAAGGCGTACACTAAGAGAGGAGGGTGGGGAGTGGGGAGCAGCGGGTGCTTATCAGCAAAAACGCACAAGTGGAAAATCGGTCTAGCCGTAAGTTTGCATGAGTGCGGCCAATGATCAGCAGCCGCTGTCGGAGCCGCAGTCGAGCAAGCACTCAAGCACTCGACAATCGAGTCGCGCAGTCGAGCTGCCGAGCTAACTTTTGTGCGGGGGGTCCAATCGCTATCGCTAGTCGGGTAGTCGGGTGCACTTCGTACCCGCAAACCTGGCAAGAGAACGCAGGGCTGAGTGGGAGCAGAGCAGGGCAACGTGAATTCCCCCTCCAGCTGTGACCGTGTTACGTGTGCGTGTAGTCCGCTCCCTCTCCCGCTCTCCCGCCTGCCTCTCTGTCTGCGTGATAAAGCTGGCTGCTATCGTGCCATGCTCCGGCATAGCAAGTCAACAATGCTGCCACATGTCTTCCGTATCTTTGCGACGAACAACTTTTGCGACAATGCTCCGCCgctggcgatggcgatgatgacgatgacgttgACGTTTTTTTAGGACCCCAACATCGCCAGCTTATCACTTGGTCAAGTCGAACCGTTTCTTTTAGCGTCTGTGTTTACTTTTGAGCGAAGGCCAAAAACAACGGGCAAGAACAGAAGGCGGCGGTATCTCTATCTTATCAGCTGTGTGTGCGTCGATAGGAAGTGATTCACATTGCCCCAGTCGAATGCAGTGGGggtctcacactctctctccctctccctctccctgtCGCTCTCTGGGGCACTTGcattacataaataattgtattcgGAAATAGAATGACATCAACACATCCAACGATATGACCGATGATCATGATAAGACCGAAGCGCCCCGAGTCAATCACATGAGCAATTCTTGATCGCTAGATTGAAGCAGGTGCAGCCCTTCAATAATTATAGTGCGCAACGATTTTGTGAAGAGATCAAAAAtcatgatttatttttagattaacGCACAGATAACGAACGACTTGGGGAATCGCCCTCTGGACTATCATGCCAAATCACAAAGTACACCTGAGGCATTGTCTATAATTATAGCATAGCAGAGATAGAGTTGCGATTCGTTGTCGCGAATGTTCTCGTATTCCAAATATCTGATTTCTAAGAGAACTCAGACTAGCAATTAAACggctctcacacacacaatgaaattaaaatgcatacacaatacatattttgttatgtttgtgactcaattcaaattttgaatttgttgtctAGATTTCCATACCCAAAATTATCAGTGACATCATTCTCACTCCCAAACTGAAAGTACagtctttaattaaaattaaattgtataatcgAGCTTTTAGAATTTAGAAAACCGACTTTAACCAGCAAGATGGGctacgaataaaaaaaaaaatgtataaaaaagcgttttaaattaattgcagatttttatatattattaaattaaatttaaaacacattaatttacatattccTCATAATTTCTACAGCAATAAATTTCAGATTTATCGGTTTAAGATAAACACTGTTATCtcataataaagaatttaaacattcaattaaataaattcccattgaaataatttggtaaatatttgctaaaattCCAAGAACAAAAGCCAGCAACAAAATCACTTTCAACAATCTTTAAGTACAGTTTCACAACATAAacatttcatataatataaatatgtatatagagatTACCGATGAAGAGCGTTTCTTTCATGCAGAGAGCGTTTAATGCAAGGATTAAATCTTATCTTAGGAAAATTTCCCTGAACAAATGCCATCGGGAAATCCCCTCTTTACGCTTTACAAATCCGTATCAGTTACTCAGTCAGCATTCAAACGTGCTGAATTCGGTTAAAGGACTCGCTGCTCTCAATTGCGATTGCCATGACCCCAATTTGGTGCTCGGCATGCGCGACATTCCCTCACATGtcgaacaacaaataaataaataaataaatccaGATTTACTGGTTCCCCTGGCAAAAAACACGAATTGAACTTTGTATGGCGCGAGCTGCGATTGATAAGGAACCGCAACAGAGGCGGCGGCAGAGCCTTTGGTTTCTATAGACCACAAAACTCAGCAGATCCATCCGCAGGCATCCGAGTTCTCTGCACAGCTTGCCATCCCCAAACCCCGTGCAATCCCCAATCCTCTGACTGAGCGACTAATCATTGTCTGAGATTAGCGACAGCGCCAGAAACCTCTTAGAGGTGAACGCGTGCTGATcgttgcaaacaatttttattaatttttccgTAGTAAatacgaaaatgaaataataaataaaaaaaaaacaatatatatgtatttgagtAGTATATATGTGGACAGAAAACACACTCCCCAGCAAATGCGCCATAAATGCTTCGAGACTGGGTCTAGATACGGATAATACACAATAACCGGATCGAACCGGACTCGCGTCTATTGCAAACTGTCATATAATGATGTTCAATATTTCTATCAAATTAACAACATACTCGACGCTGATAACATTGGGGTCTGACTGCTTGGCTGCCGGTCTGGCTGGCTTTCTGATCGCTGACTGGCAAAGGTGCCAGCTGGAGGAGCGataagccaacaaaaaaaaaaaaaaaagaaaaaaccgaCCAACAATGCGACTGTCGCGCGCTCTCAATTCGCTttcgaaatggaaatgggattTCGATTcggattcagattcagattcagtttCACATTCGGCAATGAGTTCGGGCTTATCAGAAAGCTCGGCTTACGAAGATGCACTCAGATTATGTTGTAGCAAATCTTGGGGGATGGACTCTTGTTTTCTTTAGCTctgttcttcttttttcaatatttgctaTCTTGTCGAGACTGTGGAACCCACTGGGAGTCTGCCTGCTGCTGATAGGACCCAAAAGCGAACTTTGTCTTCTGCTCAGAACGCGACAACTTCCAATGGCTAATTGCTATGTTGATATTCCAATCTATTGCACGCCTTGCGACTCGCGACTCGCGACTGTTCTCGGTCGGTGGTGGTCGACAACAACAGACGTGCAAAGTCCAAAagtatgtactatatactatatactccGTCTACCCCATGCTACAACGCATCACAATCGCAACTTCGCCAATTGCTAAAGTGGTATTGCATGCAAGTCGGGCATGTAAACCGACATCGATTTCCGACGGGATTGTccacaaaaaatggaaaaaaaaagtcttatcgctgccgaaaaaaaaataataaaaatatcggCAGACATATGATATGGCCAATGAgttggtaaaaataaaagaaatcaaatatcATTTCAGACTTTTGCCTGCCTTTCTATGTGTGAGTGCCGAGACCCCTTTCGTCAGTAGCAACACAGGTATTTATACAGGTTACTCTTGCCgttatttgttgcttttattatgtTTGGCTGATACTGCTGACAATATCTCGTCTAGACGCACTATTATTAGaccacacaaaacaaatttattaagcatTTTTGCTATAAATTGTAACCCAAAAAATTCCATGGCAACTTTTCTGAATACttgctaaataaaatacttcctttttactacaaaaaaaattacatttttcataGGCAGAGATTTGATCgaaattttattgtaaaatcTCAACAAAACCCGGGAAAAATGTTGTCAGTTCTTTAGTAGACTTATGAGCTTATCAAATTCTGCTGATTAAAACAGATAATCGTtgtgaaaattataaaatttgataaagtacTGGAAGTCATTGAAATGGAACCCCAACAGCGTACAAATGTGTTGAggattttataataaatgaaaaaatgttgtgGAAAATTTATGAAGCAGACATAAGGACTTCACATCTGTTAAAGAATTCGAAAACACAACGAGCTTAACCAATCCAgataattgataaaaatataatataattataattttacttaaataaatttacctTGAAATAAATCGTTACAAAATCAACAATTCTGTTAGGAATATAACTTGAATCCCAACAGGTTTTGTGATATTGAATAGAGCAAACATTATTATTGCTCAAAGACTATTTCAAATACTCAACTACTTAAGGAATCTGTACATTTTACCTGCAATTAACAATtctgcaaaattaatttcaaaaatggaGAAGCCAAACCAATTTAAGTCACCTTTGAAAATTTTCCCATATTCGATAAAACAtgataatttcaaattgttttttgagAAACTAATCGCTTATGATGACTTTGCGTTAAGTACAAAAAGTTCTATGGTATTATTAGATAACATTTTTGCAGATTTAGCACTTTATGAACACTCAACGTTTATCCTCAGGCTTCAACATCCAATGAGTAATCTCTGGCATGTAAGCCAAGTGATGCAATCCACGtttataattgcaattgaaaataaaagatttacACACGCGCAGCAGAGTTATCAATCAAAACGTAAACGCAACATTTTTACGGCTTACGCGAGTTGCGAAGGGGTGTGGGAGGGTGAGGGTAAAATAAAGTCTCAAGGCCACTCCGACATTGACATCCAGAGCGATAAAGCGCGGAGGAGAGTGCAGACCACACACGTGTGCGTTCTGACCGAGCTTGAGGGACACACACACCTGCGTGGAGTGACCTCAATCACAGCGATATTTTCTATGACACAGCACTACTGATAATGCTTGAAACTTACTCGAATTGGTTAGCTAGAGGGTATTACGACTGTTGGGGACAACGAATTGAAATTTGCGCACGTTTGTGCTTGTGTGTTGCATTTCGAACTGTCCTCGAACTGCGGAGTTGACGCTGGGAGCAACTGCAGTTGGAGCCGCCGTGTTGTCCGTGGGGTCGTGATGcaccaaaaataaacagacGAGCGAGTGACCCACACGGTGGTGTGTTGgagccataaataaataagagtaTTGGATATATTGATGTaagtaaaaatacattttgtactAAGCGCCTTAGTTTGCTTTAATcataaatgcttaaatatgaatatgtacatactatgCTGCACTGCAGACGAAGTCTTTTACTCATACAAAGTGCTGGAGATTGTCTTTCATATATGTGACAAGCTCTTTTTCAAATACTGGTCTCGTCAGATTATCAAGTCGAATGTTCATGCTCACATAGAACTGACGTCCATACCGAGCACTCAGTTTTGTGGCCATGACCAGGGAATCACTTTGTCCCGACTCGCCCATAAACGTGGTGCCAATTGTATCCTTGCTGGGCGGACGTGCTGGCATTGCAACGGCCAGCTCGTCCAGACGGTTTGAGTCCTTGGCATGCAGGAAGAGCATAGTGCTGCCGTTCATCTTGAGGACGCGCAACGTGCACTGCACCAAGCCCTTGTCCAGCTGGGCCACGTGTGATGTAAAGGGTTCCAGCGCATCTGTCGTTTGACCTTTGACTGCAACATTGCCTGCCGTTTGTTGTGGCTTCAAGACAGCACAACTTTCCATTTTTGAAAGggttttaaaatgtaaacaattggtttaaacaaatttatagaaTGAAACTGCACTTTCTGTTTACGAGCAGTGTTGACAAGTTGAAAAATTGTGAACAGGGCTACACAACACAATCAACAGCCGGCGGTCAGTGTTGTAAAACGAAATAAGTTTTACCGGCAAAATAAATGCgatttcaaaatgattttcGCAGAGATCGATTAGTTGAAAGAAAACACGAAAATTTCGCCGTTCGCagtgttgttttcattttattaaggCTATAATTTGATGTTGGcgtttttagtttaattttcgAGTTAAAATACATTCAGTGCTACGATTTGTTACGAAT
This is a stretch of genomic DNA from Drosophila albomicans strain 15112-1751.03 chromosome 3, ASM965048v2, whole genome shotgun sequence. It encodes these proteins:
- the LOC117572784 gene encoding integumentary mucin C.1, with protein sequence MQFKFKLLLISLCLLCTQVLGQDVRPEFPEDFPTTTIEADTELPTTTGSSVELPSEPATTSTEYLTTTTKVMTTIPTTTTEPITIATTKATTDTTTEAVEEPLTTTTELPEISSTPPVIPSWPPGGPYFYPTYAPATRPPHFTPTYHWLWDLYESEEVPRCYLREQTERSRVRWGCGYSRSLPIISCYRCCYYGNSRFAGCTKLHSGVCHAQSSAWQT
- the LOC117570734 gene encoding zinc finger protein GLIS2 homolog, producing the protein MDILVQKPIFCPSSSSEFYEPPPTGYFTPYNTPPYITQAITTTGPAGSWLGEQMQYLRFPTPPITPPRPVVLPLAGESSSSYSPSRSSVIMKCSKSASSVSVSGSISGSGSHSPTESCSEQSSGSECDFICNWHDCGRVFESLEALAQHVTLRHAVASLLDGLYYCRWGGCQRSERGFNARYKMLVHVRTHTKEKPHRCHLCDKSFSRAENLKIHIRSHSGEKPYKCHFEGCQKAYSNSSDRFKHTRTHSMEKPYMCKVPGCQKRYTDPSSLRKHVKTFKHSIQLIASQTATCMLEANDHSPSYTCLPLNAPVAAPLSAVCVDSSPSSQCYLDLTDSDNVASDYSLRAKHHNQYTSSDYWLHPRESSYRYLHGEDFAMEMDLDSPTPLDLRIHRS
- the LOC117570532 gene encoding uncharacterized protein LOC117570532 yields the protein MESCAVLKPQQTAGNVAVKGQTTDALEPFTSHVAQLDKGLVQCTLRVLKMNGSTMLFLHAKDSNRLDELAVAMPARPPSKDTIGTTFMGESGQSDSLVMATKLSARYGRQFYVSMNIRLDNLTRPVFEKELVTYMKDNLQHFV